A window from Candidatus Woesearchaeota archaeon encodes these proteins:
- a CDS encoding response regulator: MGILRRKTIGEGYLELRTYISDADFPGRRTYSLSFFSEYGSEELFVPAPYSHIFSRLMHNMIFDAVNSEEDFRRIRSAFEKKVVQLYNAAYRSSMKPIIVADDDLGVRRSCEIGLREITAVYPAKVEYVENGIDLLQRVKQSDYGLIITDNSMPGMNGLEAIEEIRKFNQKVPIIMMSASNVKEKALKAGASDYIGKPFTCDQFDPLVQRLYKGA; this comes from the coding sequence ATGGGAATATTAAGAAGAAAAACAATAGGAGAGGGTTATTTGGAGTTAAGAACGTATATTAGTGACGCTGATTTTCCAGGCAGAAGAACATATTCACTTAGTTTTTTTAGCGAATATGGCAGTGAAGAGCTTTTTGTGCCTGCTCCTTATTCCCATATATTTTCACGTCTGATGCATAACATGATATTTGATGCTGTAAACAGCGAGGAAGATTTTAGAAGAATAAGGTCTGCTTTTGAAAAGAAGGTTGTACAATTATACAATGCTGCGTATAGGTCATCCATGAAACCAATTATAGTAGCAGATGACGATTTAGGAGTAAGACGCAGCTGTGAAATTGGCCTTAGGGAAATTACCGCCGTATACCCTGCAAAAGTAGAATATGTGGAAAATGGCATTGACCTTTTGCAACGAGTAAAACAAAGCGACTATGGCCTGATAATAACCGATAATAGTATGCCCGGTATGAATGGGTTAGAAGCCATTGAAGAAATAAGAAAGTTCAACCAAAAAGTGCCAATTATTATGATGAGTGCTAGCAATGTTAAGGAAAAGGCACTAAAGGCAGGTGCATCTGATTATATAGGAAAACCATTTACTTGTGATCAGTTTGATCCATTGGTCCAGAGACTATATAAGGGTGCCTGA